A window of Panthera tigris isolate Pti1 chromosome A3, P.tigris_Pti1_mat1.1, whole genome shotgun sequence genomic DNA:
gagatgtctttccatttattaggtgttcttttttttgaacagtattttgtagttttgagTAAAAattttacacttcttttgttaaattaattccaaagtattttatcccttttgatgctattgtgaacaGAATTTACTTAATTTCATTAGTATTATTCACTGtgggtatatagaaatataattgatgttTGCAtattgatcttttatttattagttctaatagtttttagtGGGTTCATTAGAATTTTGTAGATACaagatcttgtcatctgcaaataacaacagttttactttttgctttccAACCTGGTTACCTCTAGTTTTTGAATGCtaaataaatttatgtaaaacTTAATATTTAGAGTTATTGAAGTTAATATTGtacaaattcacttttattttttaaaaagaaaggaaataaagtgctacagaaagaaaaaaaagaaaacagaaaagccaaTAAATTGGAGGAAAGAAACCTGGTTCCCACACCATTATtaattagctgtgtgatcctgagcAAATTTCTAAGTCTCTTCTCATTATACATTCTATCTTGCAGATCTTTTTCCATTTGGCATACTGCGAACTCCCGGGGTTATGTAAGAAGTAGCTTTCCTCAGTTTAGTCAGCCATTATAACCATgatttttcctaattattttgagcatcttcctccttttccatttttgtccCTCATGAAAAGAATAAGATTAGCACAACTGGAAGAGCACCCTAAATGTATCTTCATATTGAGAGAAAATACAACTCTCAGGAAAAGCACAACAGAAGACATTGAGAAAGAGTAGGCAATTACAAAGAGTTATCCTCTTGGGAacaagctgaaataaaaaaaacaaaactttagagGTTTgtgaacaaaatgaataaaagtgagCAAATAGATGAAGCATTTTCCTAGTactgtattaacattttaaagctttacctaaagaaaaatcaagaacgatataaaaatggaaaagcatgTTTTAGAAATGTACATTATCTGAAGTTTTTCTCACAAGGATCACCTTTTAAAACCAAAGTTTTAGGTAAcgtcttttattaaaattttaattaaaaatggaaaagagtgtCTCATGACATACAGAAGCACATTACATTTTTATGCCAAATGCAGATTATGTGTTTATGGTACTAAAATACTAcgttatatttaaatatttttaatttcatttcaagaGTTTTGGAACCTTAGTTTTAATCTTTGACATAAAGGAAGAGGACTACCCAAACAAGTACCACAGTCACCTTTGTCCTTAGGACGCTGTAGAAAACCCAGAGAACCTTTAGCTGCATCTGGGAAACAGTCTTCCTTTCCAGCTGTGTCATAAGCCTGGGCACAttgttcagtttctttaatatgtattttaggattattcaACTTGTTGGCATCATCTTTCTTGAACGGGGCTGGATAATGCTTCTGAGAATGAGGCTTCATTTTTTGAGTTGTGTATTTAGCTTTCCCAAACACTGGGACACTTTCTTCATCAGAGGAATGTCTGTCAAGGCAAACACTCTTCTTCATTACACTTTTCTGAGTGGTTTGCACATCAACTTTTCTATTATAATCTAAAGCAGTATTTGATGGTCCAACTCTGGAGGTCTTTACTATTACTGGGTTATTGACAGAATAAGGTACAGAAGtattcattttatagttttcttgaaATAGATAGTCTCCTTTTAGAACTTTAGATTTTCTAgattcattttgcaaatgatttCCTAGAAGATCCTCTGAAAGATGTGATTGACAATCAGAACCATCGTTAGCAATACAAGATTCTTTTATGGTAACTAGGGACAAAGTCTTCAGGTCGACATTTGGTTGTGCGTTATCCGGAGGATATGATGATTTTATACGTATTCGTTCCTTTAAAGGCAAATCTTGAAGATGTAAATCAGTAATGCCAGAAAGTAGATGTTCTTCAGTATCATCAATCTTTTGAAGATCCCTATCCAATACTTCATTAATGTCTGTGGTGCACCATTCTGATGCAAAGGACGATTGttctgggatatttttaaaattttcggCGATGGCTGTTTCAAGTTCGGATTTTAAACCATGAGAGGAAGTGTTTCTTGGAATAGCTGGAGAATTACTAAAAGAAGTACCTTCCCAGTCAATGGTGCTTAAGTGTAGATCAGCGATCACCGATACATTATAGGATGAGGTACTAGGTTGAGTAGATTCTGGAATTAGAGACTTACTGACAGCTGTAATTTGCTGCATAGGCAAAGATCCTGGAGAAAACATTAAATGTTCTTGTGTATTCAAACAAGGGTTATCTTCAGGTAAAAGCAAGCTATTCAATGATGCAGAAATAGATTTCTGGGATAATGGACAATGAGGGGTAATTTCCAAATTTAACTTGGAATTCTGCTTAGAAACGATGTCACATGTGGGGTTTAAAGTCATCTGTGACTGGAAATTCTTATTATCTGATTCTGGccaattgttttctttatgcttaattttcaagcctgaaaagaaaaaaaaatacagcattattAAAATCGATTTCATTTTCCCTAccttgagtaaataaataaagagcgcAGATCAGAAGTTTTCTGTATGAgcaatttttgcctttttttgtctCAGTGTATTCCTAGAAACTATATTATAAtcataacaaaataattattaacaaaatattataaaatattttcttttggaaacaatgttataattgaatttttttctcatcaagttcttggaagaaagaaaatgtatttataatccAAAAGATGTTATACATACTAGCTGCTCGCTAAGTGGTTAGTACAATTACTATTAACACTTGGTTTATTTAGCAGTCACAGAGTAGAATGGTTTACTCATGGCTTTAAACGAAATatgtcaaggggtgcctgggtggctcagtcagttaagcatccaactttggctcaggtcataatctcatggtctgtgagtttgagccctgcattgggctctgtgctgcagctaagagcctggaacctgcttcagattctgtgtgtgtgtgtgtgtgtgtgtctctctctcccctcttctgctcacgctttctctctcaaaaataaataaacattaaaaacatttttttaaatttttttaaaagaagtatttcaAGACAAAGAAGCAAGAGTATAAtcctagctcttgatttcatagAACTTTCAGCAAAATATAGACAAGATAGATTCAAATAGAACATAAAACATTTGTGTGTGGTATAAACAGCTATCAAATGTGAtacttacttttttgtttcttccctttcatttctaagttttgtttttggtaaacaGCAACGATCTCGGGATAAGCTGCTTCAAACAACGATAATTCCTCTATTGTTTTTAGAACCAATTCTCCATGTTTATCTTCCATAGCATAATGttctaaaagattaaaaatgcagTAAAAACAGCCTTAACTGAAGGTTTGTAAAATTCAATTTTTCTAGGTAACTAAATCATGAGCAAATCGACAATTCATTACAAATCTTGCTTTACAATATCTCTATTCTAATAATTTATTGATACTAGTGCAGAATTGATTTTCTTCTGCCTTACAAGACCTGGAAAATGATTCCTTTCAAAATTAGAACTTTAAATTCTCTTGCTTTAAAGATTGTACTTACAGAATAGAAAACTTTGTTTAGATAAGGTTAGTTGGTTTGAATTCAGTAGGAGTgttaaaatttccagaaaaagaGTGGGAACAGACAGTTTCCTAAAACCACAACATTAACTTTCTTTAGTGGTGGCTTCTGAAAAGAACAGAATTGAGGATATATTCAGGCTCACTGGACTCACAAGTGGCTGATACATGAAAATGAGAATGCTTGCATGTTGAATTTACAATAAGGTATATAAATAGTAGGTTAGGTACTTATGTTTATCCTACATGAGTTCAAAGCTGCATGAGAAGCCACACTATAGTGAAAATATTAGTTGATGAGTTTAAAGTACAAAGAGAGGAAACAGGTAACTTAAACTATTTCCTAGTTAAACAGCTTGCTTACATCTTCTCCCTTAAGCAATAGAACCTACAAGAACGATGCTCGATTCTGGACAGAGGAGATGTACTGCCGAACTGGGTCAATgctattttctttcctgaaaatatACGACAGTTGGTGGAACTGTTCCTAAACAGTCTTCAAAATTCTTCAGCTATTTTCCTGTTATTGCTTAGAGTAGTTTATCTAGTTCTTTATAATTTCATTCTTCAAAATCATCTACAACTTAAACTTTCATTGACAAATCTACTGCCTCATTTATTCACATATAGTCACACAATCTAACTTCAAAGCCAGACAGAAATGAATTTGGAATcactttccattttaaatgatCTGTGCTTTCCCTGCCTTCAGTTTTGGAGGTAGCTCAGAGTTCACTGCATTTTTGTCTGCAGCAAAATAAGAGTAATTTGACAACTATACATccccataaaaacaaaacagagtaaaGAAGGAGAAGACAGCAGCATTTTCTTAATAGAAATCAAAACTGCTTCCATATTATATTcttaaacattacaaaataaatgtcaacttaaggtattaaaataaaattacttgacatttttaatatttactattcaTCAAAACTTATTTAAATAGCACAGGTAAACTATGAAATCAATCCTCAATGAATGtgatatgtctttattttttacatacatacatgttttatatatgtatacaatatttGCTAAACATATATGATTAAATGTTACAAAGTTTGCCTAAAGTGAATACATACCAGGCTTTTCCCATTCTATTTCCAAGCATTGAATTCCATTTCTGATTCGGGttttaacaattctgaaaaacaaattcttCTAATGAGGTCCAACTGCAGTAGGTATTTGGAAATTTCCAATTTGTAGATTATTCAATTTCCattgatttttattctatttttataatattctaaaaATACTATAAAGAATTATGACATAGTTATTCCTCCGACTAGTTattcaaaagataattttattgttAAGTGTACAGAGTTTGTAATTGTTTTACCCTATCAGATTTCATTATTATTCAGTGTTCCTCTTTTCCATAATAATGATCTTtcttttaaagcctattttttgTTAATAGGGAAGTTTAATCCAGTTACATTTATTGTGACTACTGATTTAGCTGGACTCATTCGTAcatcttattttgtgtttctgttacCAAGCTTTTTCTGTGGtacttcccctctcctccttcctgtaTTCTTTTGGTTTGACAATTTTACTTTcctattttatgtattaattttgaaGACAGAGATCGTATTTCTGGTGTTTTAGTGGTTACCCTTCAGTGTTTACATGTATACTTTGGAAGTTTTagtttattatcatcatcatataTTAATCATCAAGCATTATGCagctatttatatacatatttttccaatttattaaATTAGCtaatacattttattgatttctctttattgatTGACCACTGTTTTTTGTTATCCACATCATCCCTCTAGggtcatttttcttcttgcttagATACATCCTTTAACAGTGGTTTTAATGAGGATCTGTGATTTACTCACCAACCAGTAAATCATGCATTAATGATGTCTAGGTTGCCAATTATTTTTACTCAAAGCTTTGAAATGTTACTCTATCACCTTCTGGCATCTATTAGTGTCATGAAAGATTTGTGTTATCAGACTGACATTCCTTTgtagtttatcttttttctttgatacTCCCCCCGCCAAATTTTCagcttgaaaattttcaaacctttagaaaagttgcaagaataacACAATGAACACTCACATACCCTTCACTGAGTTTCACCAATTCTTAGTTTTTGTTCCTCATTCACTTTACATTTTTGTTCCCTTTCTGGTCCATTGAAATAGTTCTATGGTTAAGCTTGGCTATATcactttatgtttatttcttttaataatctgGTATCACTACTCGTTTGAGTAGAAAAGTGTGTGAAGGCACAAAGTTACTATGTTAGGTTGACTATAAGCCCTGAATAAGCTCTTAATATTTTCTACTAGACCTTTACTCCAACTTTATATAATGGAGAGCTACACACCCCACTATTAAAGATATTAAGAAGATTATTTTAGATCATAAGATACTCAAATGGAAACACACAGACTTCTTCATTCAATTCTTTATATTACCGAATTGGCTGTAGTTGATTAGAATTCCTTCTACCAAGCTTTCTTTCTATCATGTCATAGTGGGTCAAAAGCACTAACAATTTCTCACATGCATAGTGACTGGGCCACTCCATTTTTTCAAGAGTAAATctctgtaaatataaaacaaaacaagattttgTTATCTCTTGGAGACAAACAGCACTTTTaagtggtattatttttttcctattgaattatCTTAGTTAAAGCAGGATCAATGAGAATATTCATGGAAAGAATAAGGAGTTTCCTAAGGAGGCAACATTGCACAATGATCAAGTGTGAGGGTTGTCAATTTGAACCCTAGTATGATATTTCTGAGATgttgggtaaattacttaacctcttttaGCCTCAGGATTTCCATCATAAAATATAACCCAGCTCAGAGATCACAAAGATTAAGTGAAGTTACATGTAATGGGTTAAATATCACAGCAAATtttaatgttcaataaatgttggctgccATTA
This region includes:
- the GEN1 gene encoding flap endonuclease GEN homolog 1 isoform X1 is translated as MGVNDLWQILEPVKQHIHLHNLRGKTIAVDLSLWVCEAQTVKKMIGTVLKPHLRNLFFRISYLTLMDVKLVFVMEGEPPKLKADVISRRNQTRYGPSGKTWSQKTGRSHFKSVLKECLDMLECLGIPWVQAAGEAEAMCAYLNASGYVDGCLTNDGDAFLYGAQTVYRNFSMNTKDPHVDCYTMPSIKSKLGLDREAMVGLAILLGCDYLPKGVPGVGKEQALKLIQILKGQSLLQRFTQWNEKPSFSDPQPVVIKKLAHCSVCSHPGSPKDHVRNGCKLCKTDRYCEPHDYEYCCPCEWHRAEHDRQLSAVENSIKKKAGGCEGFPFYEVIQEFLLNKDKLVKVIRYQRPDLLLFQRFTLEKMEWPSHYACEKLLVLLTHYDMIERKLGRRNSNQLQPIRIVKTRIRNGIQCLEIEWEKPEHYAMEDKHGELVLKTIEELSLFEAAYPEIVAVYQKQNLEMKGKKQKSLKIKHKENNWPESDNKNFQSQMTLNPTCDIVSKQNSKLNLEITPHCPLSQKSISASLNSLLLPEDNPCLNTQEHLMFSPGSLPMQQITAVSKSLIPESTQPSTSSYNVSVIADLHLSTIDWEGTSFSNSPAIPRNTSSHGLKSELETAIAENFKNIPEQSSFASEWCTTDINEVLDRDLQKIDDTEEHLLSGITDLHLQDLPLKERIRIKSSYPPDNAQPNVDLKTLSLVTIKESCIANDGSDCQSHLSEDLLGNHLQNESRKSKVLKGDYLFQENYKMNTSVPYSVNNPVIVKTSRVGPSNTALDYNRKVDVQTTQKSVMKKSVCLDRHSSDEESVPVFGKAKYTTQKMKPHSQKHYPAPFKKDDANKLNNPKIHIKETEQCAQAYDTAGKEDCFPDAAKGSLGFLQRPKDKGDCGTCLGSPLPLCQRLKLRFQNS
- the GEN1 gene encoding flap endonuclease GEN homolog 1 isoform X3, whose protein sequence is MNTKDPHVDCYTMPSIKSKLGLDREAMVGLAILLGCDYLPKGVPGVGKEQALKLIQILKGQSLLQRFTQWNEKPSFSDPQPVVIKKLAHCSVCSHPGSPKDHVRNGCKLCKTDRYCEPHDYEYCCPCEWHRAEHDRQLSAVENSIKKKAGGCEGFPFYEVIQEFLLNKDKLVKVIRYQRPDLLLFQRFTLEKMEWPSHYACEKLLVLLTHYDMIERKLGRRNSNQLQPIRIVKTRIRNGIQCLEIEWEKPEHYAMEDKHGELVLKTIEELSLFEAAYPEIVAVYQKQNLEMKGKKQKSLKIKHKENNWPESDNKNFQSQMTLNPTCDIVSKQNSKLNLEITPHCPLSQKSISASLNSLLLPEDNPCLNTQEHLMFSPGSLPMQQITAVSKSLIPESTQPSTSSYNVSVIADLHLSTIDWEGTSFSNSPAIPRNTSSHGLKSELETAIAENFKNIPEQSSFASEWCTTDINEVLDRDLQKIDDTEEHLLSGITDLHLQDLPLKERIRIKSSYPPDNAQPNVDLKTLSLVTIKESCIANDGSDCQSHLSEDLLGNHLQNESRKSKVLKGDYLFQENYKMNTSVPYSVNNPVIVKTSRVGPSNTALDYNRKVDVQTTQKSVMKKSVCLDRHSSDEESVPVFGKAKYTTQKMKPHSQKHYPAPFKKDDANKLNNPKIHIKETEQCAQAYDTAGKEDCFPDAAKGSLGFLQRPKDKGDCGTCLGSPLPLCQRLKLRFQNS
- the GEN1 gene encoding flap endonuclease GEN homolog 1 isoform X2 encodes the protein MGVNDLWQILEPVKQHIHLHNLRGKTIAVDLSLWVCEAQTVKKMIGTVLKPHLRNLFFRISYLTLMDVKLVFVMEGEPPKLKADVISRRNQTRYGPSGKTWSQKTGRSHFKSVLKEDPHVDCYTMPSIKSKLGLDREAMVGLAILLGCDYLPKGVPGVGKEQALKLIQILKGQSLLQRFTQWNEKPSFSDPQPVVIKKLAHCSVCSHPGSPKDHVRNGCKLCKTDRYCEPHDYEYCCPCEWHRAEHDRQLSAVENSIKKKAGGCEGFPFYEVIQEFLLNKDKLVKVIRYQRPDLLLFQRFTLEKMEWPSHYACEKLLVLLTHYDMIERKLGRRNSNQLQPIRIVKTRIRNGIQCLEIEWEKPEHYAMEDKHGELVLKTIEELSLFEAAYPEIVAVYQKQNLEMKGKKQKSLKIKHKENNWPESDNKNFQSQMTLNPTCDIVSKQNSKLNLEITPHCPLSQKSISASLNSLLLPEDNPCLNTQEHLMFSPGSLPMQQITAVSKSLIPESTQPSTSSYNVSVIADLHLSTIDWEGTSFSNSPAIPRNTSSHGLKSELETAIAENFKNIPEQSSFASEWCTTDINEVLDRDLQKIDDTEEHLLSGITDLHLQDLPLKERIRIKSSYPPDNAQPNVDLKTLSLVTIKESCIANDGSDCQSHLSEDLLGNHLQNESRKSKVLKGDYLFQENYKMNTSVPYSVNNPVIVKTSRVGPSNTALDYNRKVDVQTTQKSVMKKSVCLDRHSSDEESVPVFGKAKYTTQKMKPHSQKHYPAPFKKDDANKLNNPKIHIKETEQCAQAYDTAGKEDCFPDAAKGSLGFLQRPKDKGDCGTCLGSPLPLCQRLKLRFQNS